In Variovorax paradoxus, a single genomic region encodes these proteins:
- a CDS encoding DsbA family protein: MQVARFIPSRSVALVAVLLVVALIAAAWLGTQPQAPIAKDASTSAEFNPTPTPAPTSTAGPPWRYGRDDARFTVVEYADLECPFCRAYFAVLKQWIDAHPEVNWQWHHLPLTTHEPAATANARLVECVGEAGGRAAFWQAVEWVYAHTRGDGQGLPEDLGYPGITQAAQQCLDSDHPDALIRAQSASAAQEGIKVTPTLRLQDRQSGKTLVLHGPVEGDALLSAIDLLAAGGTTETASKEMPAESLGDMPR, translated from the coding sequence ATGCAGGTCGCTCGCTTCATTCCATCCCGCTCCGTCGCATTGGTCGCTGTGCTGCTCGTCGTCGCGCTGATCGCGGCGGCCTGGCTCGGCACGCAGCCGCAGGCGCCGATCGCCAAAGACGCTTCGACGTCGGCCGAGTTCAACCCGACGCCCACGCCGGCGCCCACATCCACGGCCGGCCCGCCTTGGCGCTATGGCCGCGACGATGCACGCTTTACGGTGGTGGAGTACGCCGACCTCGAATGTCCGTTCTGCCGGGCGTACTTCGCAGTGCTCAAGCAGTGGATCGATGCTCACCCCGAGGTGAACTGGCAGTGGCACCACCTGCCGCTGACGACGCACGAGCCGGCCGCGACTGCCAACGCGCGCCTGGTCGAATGCGTCGGCGAGGCTGGCGGCCGAGCCGCGTTCTGGCAAGCAGTCGAATGGGTCTACGCGCACACGCGCGGCGACGGCCAGGGCCTCCCCGAGGATCTAGGTTATCCCGGCATCACGCAGGCCGCCCAGCAGTGCCTCGACAGCGACCACCCCGACGCGCTGATTCGCGCGCAGTCGGCGAGCGCGGCGCAGGAGGGCATCAAGGTCACGCCCACGCTGCGCCTGCAGGACCGCCAGTCCGGCAAGACGCTGGTGCTGCATGGCCCGGTCGAAGGCGATGCGCTGTTGTCGGCCATCGACCTGCTGGCAGCCGGCGGCACCACCGAGACCGCATCGAAGGAAATGCCTGCCGAGTCTCTCGGCGACATGCCCAGGTAG